A window of the Myxococcus fulvus genome harbors these coding sequences:
- a CDS encoding SHOCT domain-containing protein, translated as MPELTPQNLLILTIVILGSAVQLYRIFVKGAGPIGHFLTRMRVLANGEVAEATVLERWSTAIRLNKKPLFKLQLRVHRKGHPPYEAHTWTTVAHQLTSGWVAKGERVQVKLDPDDPQKVFVVGPILTPAPLPPPADPVKAMEDLRRMVDAGHITPDEYEAKRTQILSRM; from the coding sequence ATGCCCGAGCTCACCCCCCAGAACCTGCTCATCCTCACCATCGTCATCCTCGGCAGCGCGGTGCAGCTCTACCGGATCTTCGTGAAGGGCGCGGGACCGATAGGCCACTTCTTGACGCGGATGCGAGTGCTCGCCAACGGCGAGGTCGCCGAGGCCACCGTCCTCGAGCGGTGGAGCACCGCCATCCGCCTCAACAAGAAGCCCCTGTTCAAGCTGCAGCTGCGGGTGCACCGCAAGGGCCACCCGCCCTACGAGGCCCACACCTGGACCACCGTCGCCCACCAGCTGACCTCCGGCTGGGTGGCCAAGGGTGAGAGGGTCCAGGTGAAGCTGGACCCCGACGACCCACAGAAGGTGTTCGTCGTGGGTCCCATCCTGACGCCCGCTCCCCTGCCCCCGCCCGCCGACCCGGTGAAGGCCATGGAGGACCTGCGCCGGATGGTCGACGCGGGTCACATCACCCCGGACGAGTACGAGGCGAAGCGGACCCAGATCCTGTCCCGCATGTGA
- a CDS encoding AAA family ATPase: MRVILVSGPSGVGKSTVARRLAEQSPEARAVHLPSDDFYAYVRKGYLEPWRTEAHDQNITVMNTLVASATAYAAGGYEVVVDGVIGPWFFAPWLAAARAHPLDLRLVILLPDEARTVARAQARTTSDALTEAAVLRGIWRGFRDASLPEGHVLDTSEQDAAATVAAVRLAITEGRFRLV, translated from the coding sequence ATGCGCGTCATCCTCGTCTCCGGTCCGTCGGGTGTCGGGAAGTCCACCGTGGCCCGGAGGCTGGCGGAGCAGTCACCCGAGGCGCGGGCGGTCCACCTGCCCTCGGATGACTTCTATGCCTACGTGCGCAAGGGCTACCTCGAGCCCTGGCGCACCGAGGCCCATGACCAGAACATCACGGTGATGAACACCCTGGTCGCGAGCGCCACGGCCTATGCCGCGGGCGGGTACGAGGTGGTGGTCGATGGGGTCATCGGCCCCTGGTTCTTCGCCCCGTGGCTCGCCGCCGCGCGCGCGCACCCCCTCGACCTGCGGCTGGTCATCCTCCTGCCCGACGAGGCCCGGACGGTGGCGCGAGCCCAGGCGCGCACCACGTCGGACGCCCTGACGGAGGCCGCCGTGCTGCGTGGCATCTGGCGCGGCTTTCGCGACGCATCCCTCCCGGAGGGTCATGTGCTCGACACGAGCGAGCAGGATGCCGCCGCCACGGTGGCCGCCGTGCGCCTGGCGATAACTGAAGGACGGTTCAGGTTGGTGTGA
- the tnpB gene encoding IS66 family insertion sequence element accessory protein TnpB (TnpB, as the term is used for proteins encoded by IS66 family insertion elements, is considered an accessory protein, since TnpC, encoded by a neighboring gene, is a DDE family transposase.), which yields MLLLPQAVRILLAREPADMRNGIDGLAAIVRAEWKKNLYAGHLFVFVSRRGDKVKTLSWDAGGFVLTCKRLEQSRFRLPAFAQEALGAQLVATQLSMLLDGIDVTHVRRPGKWAPPPVAEAMPVTGGMVFPERWQRSPRRTSASGVSEPKGSSGRTSPSRSAWAASNPSSRSSSAPSSERRARSSPVSKTSCARPRAAHPGRVKRR from the coding sequence ATGCTGCTGTTGCCCCAGGCGGTGCGAATCCTGCTGGCACGTGAGCCCGCCGACATGAGGAACGGCATCGATGGGCTGGCGGCGATTGTGCGTGCCGAGTGGAAAAAGAACCTCTACGCCGGCCACCTCTTCGTCTTCGTCTCGCGACGCGGGGACAAGGTGAAGACTCTCTCCTGGGACGCGGGCGGCTTCGTGCTCACCTGCAAGCGCTTGGAGCAGAGCCGCTTCCGCCTGCCTGCCTTCGCCCAGGAGGCCCTGGGAGCGCAGTTGGTTGCCACGCAGCTGTCCATGCTGCTCGACGGAATCGACGTCACGCACGTCCGGAGGCCAGGTAAGTGGGCGCCGCCGCCAGTCGCCGAGGCAATGCCCGTCACGGGTGGGATGGTTTTCCCAGAGAGATGGCAGCGTTCTCCCAGACGCACCAGTGCGAGTGGCGTGAGCGAGCCGAAAGGCTCGAGCGGGAGAACCTCACCCTCAAGGAGCGCGTGGGCTGCATCGAATCCCAGCTCGCGCTCCTCCAGCGCACCGTCTTCGGAAAGAAGAGCGAGAAGCTCCCCCGTGTCGAAGACGAGTTGCGCGAGGCCGCGGGCGGCCCACCCAGGCCGCGTGAAGCGACGCTGA
- a CDS encoding Imm52 family immunity protein — protein MPPLPAPVRIESVEDKGTLIVLTPERFTASNPDHVALAERVRELLDRAGLLKPLQSQS, from the coding sequence GTGCCTCCACTCCCCGCTCCCGTGCGCATCGAGTCCGTAGAGGACAAGGGCACTCTCATCGTCCTCACTCCCGAGCGCTTCACCGCCAGCAACCCGGACCACGTGGCGCTGGCTGAGCGAGTGCGAGAGCTGCTGGACCGCGCGGGATTGTTGAAGCCGCTCCAGTCCCAATCGTAG
- a CDS encoding aldo/keto reductase yields MSGTSSRPVEKSGVFKLGGELPIHRLGYGAMQLTGPGIWGPPKDRAEAVRVLRRAVELGVDFIDTADSYGPYVSEELIAEALHPYAKGLVIATKAGLVRTGPNQWHPVGAPKYLRQEVEMSLRRLKLERIDLFQLHRIDPKVPVEESLGELKALQKEGKLRHIGLSEVSVEDIQRARKVVDVVSVQNRYNLTDRVHENVLAYCEKEQLGFIPWFPLATGGLAKPGGALDAAARKHQASPAQIALAWLLARSPVMLPIPGTSSVKHLEENLAGAELSLGKDELAAVDAQASGH; encoded by the coding sequence ATGAGCGGCACCTCGTCACGACCTGTCGAAAAGAGCGGCGTCTTCAAGCTGGGCGGAGAGCTGCCCATCCATCGCCTGGGCTATGGCGCCATGCAGCTCACCGGCCCCGGCATCTGGGGGCCGCCGAAGGACCGGGCGGAGGCGGTGCGCGTCCTGCGCCGCGCGGTGGAGCTGGGGGTGGACTTCATCGACACCGCCGACTCCTACGGCCCCTATGTGAGCGAGGAGCTCATCGCCGAGGCCCTGCACCCGTACGCGAAGGGGCTGGTCATCGCGACCAAGGCGGGCCTGGTGCGCACCGGCCCCAACCAGTGGCACCCGGTGGGCGCTCCCAAGTACCTCCGCCAGGAGGTGGAGATGTCCCTGCGCCGCCTGAAGCTGGAGCGCATCGACCTGTTCCAGTTGCACCGCATCGACCCGAAGGTCCCCGTCGAGGAGTCCCTGGGTGAGCTCAAGGCGCTCCAGAAGGAAGGCAAGCTGCGCCACATCGGCCTGTCGGAGGTCTCCGTCGAGGACATCCAGCGCGCGCGCAAGGTGGTGGACGTGGTGTCGGTGCAGAACCGCTACAACCTCACGGACCGCGTGCACGAGAACGTGCTGGCGTACTGCGAGAAGGAGCAGCTGGGCTTCATCCCCTGGTTCCCGCTGGCCACCGGCGGGCTGGCGAAGCCGGGCGGCGCGCTCGACGCGGCGGCGCGCAAGCACCAGGCGAGCCCCGCGCAGATTGCCCTGGCGTGGCTGCTGGCCCGCTCGCCGGTGATGCTGCCCATCCCAGGCACCTCCTCCGTGAAGCACCTGGAGGAGAACCTGGCGGGCGCCGAGCTCTCGCTGGGCAAGGACGAGCTGGCCGCGGTGGACGCCCAGGCCTCGGGTCACTGA
- a CDS encoding bestrophin family protein: MIVRPRMHWLRMLFVWRGSVMPRILPRLGFFLALACLAVVLQPLPFNLKFNLREGPLGLLGVALAIFLGFRNSTAYDRFWEARKLWGSLQIVSRSFMRQALSLPTPALSVEERREVTDLLRALALTLNHQLRGTPIQLDTLPPGLRERVEQTGQRAPRVILALADWVARMRREGRLGELLVAPLEANLDRFSEVLGGCERIASTPIPYVYSVMLHRTVYVYSLLLPFALAGSLGWSTPLVSVFVSYTFIALDMVTSELEDPFGTEPNDLPLDALTRNIERAVLELAGEPLPPPTRPDDSFLLT, encoded by the coding sequence ATGATTGTCCGCCCGCGAATGCACTGGCTTCGCATGCTCTTCGTCTGGCGTGGCTCGGTCATGCCACGCATCCTCCCCCGCCTCGGCTTCTTCCTCGCGCTGGCGTGCCTCGCCGTCGTCCTGCAGCCGCTGCCCTTCAACCTGAAGTTCAACCTCCGGGAAGGCCCGCTCGGCCTGTTGGGCGTGGCGCTCGCCATCTTCCTGGGGTTTCGCAACAGCACCGCCTACGACCGCTTCTGGGAGGCGCGCAAGCTGTGGGGCTCGCTGCAAATCGTCTCGCGCTCCTTCATGCGCCAGGCCCTCTCGCTGCCCACGCCCGCGCTCTCCGTCGAGGAGCGCCGCGAGGTGACGGACCTGCTCCGCGCGCTCGCCCTCACGCTCAACCACCAGCTGCGCGGCACGCCCATCCAGCTCGACACCCTGCCTCCGGGCCTGCGTGAGCGCGTGGAGCAGACCGGGCAGCGCGCCCCCCGCGTCATCCTGGCCCTGGCGGACTGGGTGGCCCGGATGCGGCGGGAGGGACGGCTGGGCGAGCTGCTCGTCGCCCCGCTCGAGGCCAACCTGGACCGCTTCTCGGAGGTGCTCGGCGGCTGCGAGCGCATCGCCAGCACCCCCATCCCCTACGTCTACAGCGTGATGCTCCACCGCACCGTCTACGTCTACAGCCTGCTGTTGCCCTTCGCCCTGGCCGGCAGCCTGGGCTGGTCCACGCCCCTGGTCTCCGTCTTCGTCAGCTACACCTTCATCGCGCTCGACATGGTGACCTCCGAGTTGGAGGACCCCTTCGGCACCGAGCCCAACGACTTGCCGCTCGACGCCCTCACGCGAAACATCGAGCGCGCCGTGCTGGAGCTGGCCGGCGAGCCCCTCCCCCCACCCACACGGCCCGACGACAGCTTCCTGCTCACCTGA
- a CDS encoding CAP domain-containing protein, giving the protein MRWSSVPLFLMGAALMGGCGGPETPSAGSPGGAQEEGTLIPPMHVETGGAPSGSVTASAICSDVATWDPAWAAFEEQVLVLVNQKRAAGATCGGTAYGAAPALTMNDQLRCAARRHSKDMGVNNFMSHTGSDGSTPWQRMTAAGYSYRRAAENVAAGYSTPAAVVNGWMASSGHCVNIMNPQLVHIGVGYYNAPSSTYKHYWTQAFGAP; this is encoded by the coding sequence ATGCGATGGAGCTCCGTCCCCCTGTTCCTGATGGGCGCCGCGCTGATGGGCGGCTGTGGTGGGCCCGAGACGCCGTCCGCGGGCAGCCCCGGTGGCGCCCAGGAGGAGGGCACCCTGATTCCTCCCATGCACGTGGAGACGGGAGGCGCGCCCTCCGGCTCCGTCACCGCCAGCGCCATCTGTAGCGACGTGGCGACGTGGGACCCGGCCTGGGCCGCGTTCGAGGAGCAGGTCCTCGTGCTCGTCAACCAGAAGCGCGCGGCCGGGGCGACCTGCGGCGGCACGGCGTATGGCGCGGCGCCCGCGCTCACCATGAACGACCAGCTGCGGTGCGCGGCGCGGCGACACTCGAAGGACATGGGCGTCAACAACTTCATGAGCCACACGGGTTCGGATGGCTCCACGCCCTGGCAGCGCATGACGGCGGCGGGCTACTCCTACCGGCGCGCCGCGGAGAACGTCGCGGCGGGCTACTCCACGCCGGCCGCGGTGGTGAACGGCTGGATGGCCAGCAGCGGCCACTGCGTGAACATCATGAACCCGCAGCTCGTGCACATCGGCGTCGGCTACTACAACGCGCCCTCCAGCACCTACAAGCACTACTGGACGCAGGCGTTCGGCGCGCCTTGA
- a CDS encoding GRP family sugar transporter, whose translation MSLENLVVLIPPLCWGIQPLLVAKVGGLPKQQVLGSTLGALALALVALNVVSPHLSRTVLLAGFASGACCAVGQTNQFRSFALLGVSTAMPAIVCLQLLGTSLIGVLVFHEWPTGAKVALGTTGLLIVMLGVAMTSYKEHHDTTSKEQRTAGLMALLLCGAGLVAYVIIPKWFNVSGWDAILPQSVGLLTTAFLLSLRGEGRPFVKKTWLNILPGLIWATGNLALLLADERVGVTTGFTVSQMGVIISTLGGVFLLGEHKTRKELVLVFIGVALVIAGGILVGQARA comes from the coding sequence ATGAGCCTGGAGAACCTGGTCGTGCTCATCCCGCCCCTGTGCTGGGGCATCCAGCCGCTGCTCGTCGCGAAGGTGGGCGGGCTTCCCAAGCAGCAGGTCCTGGGCAGCACGCTGGGCGCGCTGGCGCTGGCGCTGGTCGCGCTCAACGTCGTCTCACCGCACCTGTCGCGCACCGTGCTGCTCGCGGGCTTCGCCTCCGGCGCATGCTGTGCGGTGGGCCAGACAAACCAGTTCCGCTCGTTCGCCCTGCTCGGCGTGTCGACGGCGATGCCCGCCATCGTCTGTCTCCAGTTGCTCGGCACCTCGCTGATTGGCGTCCTGGTGTTCCACGAGTGGCCCACGGGCGCGAAGGTGGCGCTGGGGACGACGGGGCTCCTCATCGTGATGCTGGGCGTCGCGATGACGTCCTACAAGGAGCACCACGACACCACGAGCAAGGAGCAGCGGACCGCGGGCCTGATGGCGCTCTTGCTCTGCGGCGCGGGGCTGGTCGCCTACGTCATCATCCCCAAGTGGTTCAACGTGAGCGGCTGGGACGCCATCCTCCCCCAGTCCGTGGGGCTCTTGACGACGGCCTTCCTGCTGTCGCTGCGCGGCGAGGGCCGGCCCTTCGTGAAGAAGACCTGGCTCAACATCCTCCCCGGGCTCATCTGGGCCACGGGCAACCTGGCGCTGCTGCTGGCGGACGAGCGCGTGGGTGTCACCACCGGCTTCACCGTCTCGCAGATGGGCGTCATCATCTCCACGCTCGGAGGCGTCTTCCTGCTCGGCGAGCACAAGACGCGCAAGGAGCTGGTGCTCGTCTTCATCGGCGTCGCCCTGGTGATTGCCGGGGGAATCCTGGTGGGGCAGGCCCGCGCCTGA
- a CDS encoding MATE family efflux transporter, which translates to MQVKSALSSEAEASGEQKAGAAGADIREALLRGPILSTLLKLAVPTTVVLVAQSFVGVAETWYVSFLGTDALAGVSLVFPIFMLMTMMSNGGIGSGVASAVARAVGAHRSQDADALVWHAVVMGVGLGLASTLLAWLGGPALYRALGGEAGALAAAVEYSNYLFLGAIPFWVVNLLAAALRGAGNVKLPAKVTLAGAAVLVVISPALIFGVGPLPALGIAGAGLAMDLFYLGAALWLLKHLASGRTSLRLAPGRLEGRLIRDILRVGLPTAFSAVQPNLTVIVVTGAVGLFGVEALAGYGIASRLDYLLVPLLFGLGTAVLTMVGTNAGAGQWERARRTAWVGAWLGFGVTSAIGLVVAVVPGLWLHLFSQDPAVLAPGALYLRIVAPFYGLLGLGFVLGFASQGVARVFWPVIGGTARMLIAAGLGWLAVSHFGAGLPTLFALVSAALVAFAAVTSVATLAGAIFREGPR; encoded by the coding sequence ATGCAGGTGAAGAGCGCACTCTCCTCGGAGGCCGAGGCCAGCGGCGAGCAGAAGGCGGGCGCCGCGGGCGCGGACATCCGGGAGGCGCTGCTGCGCGGGCCCATCCTCTCCACGCTGTTGAAGCTGGCGGTGCCCACCACGGTGGTGTTGGTGGCGCAGTCCTTCGTCGGCGTGGCGGAGACCTGGTACGTGAGCTTCCTGGGCACCGACGCGCTGGCGGGCGTGTCGCTGGTGTTCCCCATCTTCATGTTGATGACGATGATGTCCAACGGGGGCATCGGCAGCGGGGTGGCCTCCGCGGTGGCGCGGGCGGTGGGCGCGCACCGGAGCCAGGACGCGGACGCGCTGGTGTGGCACGCGGTGGTGATGGGCGTGGGCCTGGGACTCGCCTCCACCCTGCTCGCGTGGCTGGGAGGCCCCGCGCTCTACCGCGCGCTGGGCGGCGAGGCGGGGGCGCTGGCCGCGGCGGTGGAGTACTCGAACTACCTGTTCCTGGGGGCCATCCCGTTCTGGGTGGTGAACCTCCTGGCGGCGGCGCTGCGAGGCGCGGGCAACGTGAAGCTGCCGGCGAAGGTGACGCTGGCGGGCGCGGCCGTCCTGGTCGTCATCTCCCCGGCGCTCATCTTCGGCGTGGGGCCGCTGCCGGCGCTGGGCATCGCGGGCGCGGGGCTGGCCATGGACCTGTTCTACCTGGGCGCCGCGCTCTGGCTCCTCAAGCACCTGGCGTCCGGGCGCACCTCGCTGCGGCTCGCGCCCGGGCGCCTGGAGGGGCGGCTCATCCGCGACATCCTGCGCGTGGGGCTGCCCACGGCGTTCAGCGCGGTGCAGCCGAACCTCACGGTCATCGTCGTCACCGGCGCGGTCGGCCTGTTCGGCGTCGAGGCGCTCGCCGGCTACGGAATCGCCTCCCGGCTGGACTACCTGCTGGTGCCGCTGCTCTTCGGGCTGGGCACGGCGGTGCTGACGATGGTGGGCACCAACGCGGGCGCGGGGCAGTGGGAGCGGGCGCGGCGCACCGCGTGGGTGGGCGCCTGGCTGGGCTTCGGGGTGACGTCGGCCATCGGCCTCGTGGTGGCGGTGGTGCCCGGCCTCTGGCTGCACCTGTTCAGCCAGGACCCGGCGGTGCTGGCGCCCGGGGCGCTGTACCTGCGCATCGTCGCGCCGTTCTACGGCCTCTTGGGCCTGGGCTTCGTGCTGGGCTTCGCCTCCCAGGGCGTGGCGCGGGTCTTCTGGCCCGTCATCGGCGGCACCGCGCGCATGCTCATCGCAGCGGGCCTGGGCTGGCTCGCCGTCTCACACTTCGGCGCGGGCCTGCCCACCCTCTTCGCCCTGGTCTCCGCCGCCCTCGTCGCCTTCGCGGCCGTGACGAGCGTGGCCACCCTGGCCGGCGCCATCTTCCGCGAAGGGCCTCGCTAG
- a CDS encoding winged helix-turn-helix transcriptional regulator yields MSLKLRKSKAPPPPPGCPIHACMSLLGGAWSTNVVWQLSGGPRRFGELLHDIPGISPKVLTTRLKELTEKGAVTREVRPTSPPSVEYALSPLGEELVPVLHAIVRVGTRLREVTLGPHRHERPTRRAQRQS; encoded by the coding sequence ATGTCCCTGAAGCTGCGCAAGAGCAAGGCCCCACCGCCACCACCCGGCTGTCCCATCCATGCCTGCATGTCGCTGCTGGGCGGAGCGTGGAGCACCAACGTCGTCTGGCAGCTGTCCGGCGGCCCGCGGCGCTTCGGCGAGCTGCTGCACGACATCCCCGGCATCTCGCCCAAGGTGCTCACCACACGGCTGAAGGAGCTGACGGAGAAGGGCGCGGTGACGCGCGAGGTGCGGCCCACGTCACCGCCCTCGGTGGAGTACGCCCTGTCTCCGCTCGGCGAGGAGCTGGTGCCGGTGCTCCACGCCATCGTCCGGGTGGGCACGCGGCTGCGCGAGGTGACCCTGGGCCCGCATCGTCACGAAAGGCCTACCCGCCGCGCGCAACGACAGTCCTGA
- a CDS encoding DUF6345 domain-containing protein — protein MKIRTQKKQWLAGALAGALLVPAAALANETHVYGIANFGGSGQCSGSSHSVHTQTASAFAGYFNSLRSSGLWSDVRTLNNMNAARDLWTDPAKGAVGESNDAALNAGVDDADVIFIHTHGSHNASTPRSSLVMGNSSPSCSARTDEHMRLGNGKLDIAVVKACRSGNIEVWEKGGYRQLVTSSSNFTVWNAFHGDSSCGGFVTDYLEDYLEGSRNDGVGENWIDEAYDWGVIYDDCPVSIVFGDSKAKRKSMFEAGGWRDRKNTGSKTGSSYFYVSGCNPDNGRKLP, from the coding sequence ATGAAGATTCGGACTCAAAAGAAGCAGTGGCTGGCAGGCGCGCTCGCGGGCGCCCTGCTCGTGCCGGCGGCGGCGCTGGCGAACGAGACGCATGTCTACGGCATCGCCAACTTCGGCGGCTCCGGACAGTGCTCGGGCTCGTCGCACTCCGTGCACACCCAGACGGCGTCGGCGTTCGCCGGCTACTTCAACTCGCTGCGCAGCTCTGGGCTCTGGTCCGACGTGCGCACGCTCAACAACATGAACGCGGCGCGGGACCTCTGGACGGACCCGGCCAAGGGCGCGGTGGGCGAGTCCAACGACGCCGCCCTCAACGCGGGCGTGGACGACGCGGACGTCATCTTCATCCACACGCACGGCAGCCACAACGCGTCCACGCCCCGCAGCTCGCTGGTCATGGGCAACAGCAGCCCTTCGTGCTCGGCGCGCACGGATGAGCACATGCGGCTGGGCAACGGCAAGCTGGACATCGCCGTCGTCAAGGCCTGCCGGTCCGGCAACATCGAGGTCTGGGAGAAGGGTGGCTACCGCCAGCTGGTGACGAGCAGCAGCAACTTCACCGTCTGGAACGCCTTCCACGGGGACTCGTCGTGCGGCGGCTTCGTGACGGACTACCTGGAGGACTACCTGGAGGGCTCGCGGAACGACGGCGTCGGCGAGAACTGGATTGATGAGGCCTACGACTGGGGCGTCATCTACGACGACTGCCCGGTCTCCATCGTCTTCGGAGACTCGAAGGCGAAGCGCAAGAGCATGTTCGAGGCGGGGGGCTGGAGGGACCGCAAGAACACCGGCAGCAAGACGGGCTCCTCCTACTTCTACGTGAGCGGCTGCAACCCGGACAACGGTCGCAAGCTGCCCTGA
- a CDS encoding helix-turn-helix domain-containing protein, with translation MAVAAVGRGASCNAAARALGCATSTVVGAVRRYREAGRQALRDRRAANGLPKVDG, from the coding sequence ATGGCGGTGGCCGCCGTGGGGAGAGGGGCATCATGCAACGCCGCCGCGCGAGCACTGGGCTGTGCCACCTCCACCGTCGTCGGTGCCGTGCGGCGCTACCGAGAGGCCGGACGCCAGGCGCTGCGAGACAGGCGAGCGGCCAACGGCCTTCCCAAGGTAGACGGCTGA
- the gstA gene encoding glutathione transferase GstA produces the protein MKLYFAPGACSLSPHIVAHEVGLTLQLEKVDTQTKVMQSGGDFWKINPKGYVPALELEPGDVLTEGPALVQYLADLRPEAGLVPPAGSLERYRVQEMLGYINSELHKTYAPLFRPNTSAEVREERTAYLFKRYQLLEERLATRPYLFGDTFGIADAYLYTVTRWAKYVKVDMSGFPNLLAFMERVTARPAVRKALEAEGLPV, from the coding sequence ATGAAGCTCTATTTCGCGCCGGGCGCCTGCTCGCTGTCCCCCCACATCGTCGCGCACGAGGTGGGCCTCACGCTGCAGCTCGAGAAGGTCGACACCCAGACGAAGGTCATGCAGTCGGGCGGTGACTTCTGGAAGATCAACCCCAAGGGCTATGTGCCGGCGCTGGAGTTGGAGCCGGGCGACGTCCTCACCGAGGGCCCCGCGCTGGTGCAGTACCTGGCGGACCTGCGGCCCGAGGCCGGGCTGGTGCCTCCGGCGGGCAGCCTGGAGCGCTACCGCGTGCAGGAGATGCTCGGCTACATCAACTCCGAGCTGCACAAGACCTACGCTCCGCTCTTCCGCCCCAACACGTCGGCCGAGGTTCGCGAGGAGCGCACGGCCTACCTGTTCAAGCGCTACCAACTGCTCGAGGAGCGCCTGGCCACGCGCCCCTATCTCTTCGGGGACACCTTCGGCATCGCGGACGCGTACCTGTACACCGTCACCCGCTGGGCCAAGTACGTGAAGGTGGACATGTCCGGCTTCCCGAACCTGCTGGCGTTCATGGAGCGCGTCACCGCGCGTCCCGCGGTGCGCAAGGCGCTCGAGGCCGAGGGGCTGCCCGTCTGA
- a CDS encoding MotA/TolQ/ExbB proton channel family protein — translation MNFTLMGLWGHMGPFARFIVIAMGVMSVVSLLILVERALVFRAARRNSRKYASELATLLANGDFDTAAHVKLGPDVGYLGRTIRAGLTAYRTASDDDRNEIMESVARNLERQAQREVQSMKRGLGQLATVASTAPFVGLLGTTMGIVTAFQQMGEAGAGGIGNISTGISEALVTTAFGLLVAIPAVMGYNSLQGWVDARAVDLAEASNEFLDVVARVLKRSRAVTG, via the coding sequence ATGAACTTCACCTTGATGGGTTTGTGGGGCCACATGGGCCCCTTCGCGCGGTTCATCGTCATCGCGATGGGCGTGATGTCCGTGGTGTCATTGCTCATCCTCGTCGAGCGCGCGCTCGTCTTCCGGGCCGCGCGCCGCAACTCGCGCAAGTACGCCTCGGAGCTGGCCACGCTGCTCGCCAACGGGGACTTCGACACCGCCGCCCACGTCAAGCTGGGGCCCGATGTGGGCTACCTCGGCCGCACCATCCGCGCCGGCCTGACGGCCTATCGCACCGCCTCCGATGACGACCGCAACGAAATCATGGAGTCCGTCGCCCGGAACCTGGAGCGGCAGGCGCAGCGCGAGGTGCAGAGCATGAAGCGCGGCCTGGGGCAGCTGGCGACGGTGGCCTCCACCGCGCCCTTCGTGGGGTTGCTCGGGACGACGATGGGCATCGTCACCGCGTTCCAGCAGATGGGCGAGGCGGGCGCGGGCGGCATCGGGAACATCTCCACCGGCATCTCCGAGGCGCTGGTGACGACGGCCTTCGGCCTGCTCGTCGCCATTCCCGCGGTCATGGGCTACAACTCCCTGCAGGGCTGGGTGGACGCGCGCGCCGTGGACCTGGCCGAGGCGAGCAACGAGTTCCTCGACGTCGTGGCCCGGGTCCTCAAGCGCTCCCGCGCCGTGACGGGCTGA